The region GTTATCTAATTTCGAGGCCATGGTCGTCGCTCTTATTTCAGGTGAATAATGGGTTCATAAACTGAATATCTGATTGAGAGTGATTATAAATGAGCAAAAATGGAGGGTCAAGGTGAAGTTGATCGAATCTTTATGGATTTTGAGGTTGTTTAAATGCTATTTTGACGTTATTGTTCATAATTGATCATTAATGTTCAGTTTGGGCCTGCCTGTCGCAGCCCGAACCCTCGAATACCGTCAACAATACAAATAAGTATAGTGAACATGCCGTCCCACGATGAGTTTGAGCAGGCGCCCTTGCGGCCCGACCAGTTGAAGCCCGCCCGTCATTTTGCCGCCAGTTATGCCGGCGAGCATGTGGCGGGCACAGAGTTTGTCATCGGTGCCAGCTTTGTGGCCTGGGGCGTAGGCGTTGCCGACGTGCTATGGGGGCTGCTGTGGGGCAATCTGGCCGCAGTGCTGACCTGGGGCCTGGTGTGCGCCCCCATCGCGGTGGACACGCGTCTGACGCTCTATGCCTACCTGAAGAAAATTGGCGGTAAGGGGCTGATCAATCTTTATAGCGTTGTGAACGGCCTCCTTTTCTGTGTGTTGGCGGGCGCCATGATCACGGTATCGGCCTCGGCGGCCCGAATTCTGTTCGGTATCGGCCCGCAGGTCGAGTGGTACCCGACCGATCCTGCCTTCGTCGCGGTCGCATTGCTGGTTGGCGCCGTGGTGACCGTTGTCTCTACCAAGGGGTTTCGCCGTCTGGCGGTGTTTGCGCAAGTCTGCGCACCCTGGATGATCATGATGTTTGTCGTGGGCGGCTTGACCATGCTCACCGTTCTGCGTGACGCGACTCCGCTCGCGTCCGAGTCCTCTTTTCTCCAGCGTCTGCTTTTGATTGCCGACTCCCACATATGGCGCGGTGACGAAGACGGGCTCGGGCTCTGGCATGTGGCGGCTTTTGCCTGGGTGGCCAACCTGGCCATGCATGGCGGCCTGTCGGATATGACCATACTGCGCTATGCCAGAAAGTCGTCCTACGGGTTTCTGTCTGTGCTGGGGATGTTTATTGGCCACTATCTGGCGTGGGTGTGCGCGGGCGTGATGGGGGCCGGGGCGGCGCTCGTCCTCAATACCTCCATTGAGAAACTGGATGCGGGCTCGGTGGCCTATCAGGCCCTTGGCGCGACCGGGATACTGGTCGTCATTATCGCCGGTTGGACAACGTCCAATCCGACCATTTACCGGGCCGGGTTGGCGTTTCAGTCATTGCATCCCCGGTGGCGTCGCACCACGGTCACCGCCATTACCGGTGCGGTGACTACCGTCATTGCCTGCTTCCCGTTTGTGTTTACTCAGTTGATGAGTTTTGTTGGCCTGATGGGGCTGATCCTGGCGCCGATGGGTGCGGTCATCGTGACCGAGCACTGGATCTTTCCCCGGATCGGCCTGACCCGATACTGGAACCAGTATCGAAATGCCTATATCAACTGGCCCGCATGCCTGGCCTGGTTTCTGTCCCTGTGTGCGGCATGGGTGTTCCACTGGCTGGGCCTGCACTTGTTTTTTCTGCTCATTCCCACCTGGATGACGGCAGCCGCCGTGTACACCGCTTTGGCGGCCTGGAGTGGGGCGGCGGCCTCCTACACGCAATCCTCGGTGCACGAGGTCGACGAGGTACGGCGAAAGCAGGCGGAGCAACAGTACCTGCAGGCGCCACAGGCGCGAGTTCGCGGTGACCAATCCCGTTTCGGTTCGCCCACCATGGCCGCATCCGCGGTGGTGGCGATCGGCTCGTTGTTGGTTTGTTTGGGGCTCGGGCTGTATAGCGTCGATTCGGGTAACATTGACCTGGTCAAACACTGGGTCTTTCTTCCAACGGCGACTTATCTGATATCGGCGACCCTCTGGTCCCACTTGAAAGAAAAGTACACCCAACGTTAACCGGTACATCTGACTTTAACCGGGGTGAATCATGCAGTCATCCCGGCGACAACACGACATGGTGAACTTGTCCCAATGAGTAATATTCTGATTCTGGATATTGGTAAAACAAACATTAAAGTGCATGTTCTTGATGAGCATCTCGAGAGCCGGTTCGAGAAAACCAGGCGCAATGCTGTGGTAGAGAATCCGCTTTATCCTCACTTCGACGTGGATGCCATATGGGACTGGTTTTGCGAGACGGTTCGCGAGGTGGCGAAGGCCTTTTCCATCACCGCGATCAGTGTCACCACCCACGGCGCTACGGCAGCCCTCGTTGATCGGCACAGCTCCGGTAATGGGCTGGTGCTTCCGGTTCTGGACTATGAATACGGGGGCCCGGATGAGATGACGTCGGACTATGCCTGCGTTCGACCGGATTTCTCTGAAACCCGCTCTCCCGATCTGTCGGCGGGCCTGAACCTGGGGCGGCAATTGTACTGGTTGCGTCAACGGTATCCGGAGGCCTTTGGAAAAGCCACCGATGTTCTGTTGTATCCCCAGTACTGGGTTTGGCGGATGACTGGCAAGCGCTGCTCCGAAAGGACCTCTCTGGGGTGTCACACCGATTTATGGTCCCCCGAGCGAAATGACTATTCATCGCTGGTTGACCGGATGGGGTGGCGAGCGCTGTTCCCCGAGCTGAAAGCCGCCGACAGTCTGGTGGGGCCGGTCTGTTCCGATTTCATCGCCCGAACCGGTTTGCCCGCTTCCTGTCAGGTTGCGGTGGGCATCCATGACAGCAACGCCAGTTACCTGCGGTATCTGCTTCATAATGATGGCCAGCCGTTCTCCGTGATTTCTACCGGAACCTGGGCAATTACCATGACCCACGGTGGGGCCAACGCCGAACTCGACGAAGCCCGGGACATGTTGATGAATGTCGATTACCGGGGGACTCCGGTGCCCTGCGCCCGCTTTATGGGCGGGCGGGAATACGAAGCCATCTGCTACCGCTTGGGGTCCTATCCGGAGGAGCCCTTCAGTGTTGAGGATATCGAAACCGTCCTGGCGGACGCCGTCTACGCGCTGCCTCAGTTCTGTGATACCTCGGGCCCGTTTTCCGGAACGCCGGGGCGAATCGAGGGAAGTACCGATCGAATAAACGGAGCCGCTCTGGCGTCGGTGTACAGTGCATTGATGCTGGATCTTGAACTCGATCTTCTCAAGGCTCGGGGCGCGGTGTTTGTTGAGGGGGCCTTCCTGAAGAACAGCCTACTGTGCCGCCTGCTTGCGACACTGCGCGGTGACAACCCGGTGTATCTGTCGAATGACTCGACGGGAACCGTCAAGGGCGCCGCGTCTCTGGCGCTCTCCAACCCGGACAGCCCTGAACATCGAGTTCTTTGTGAGTCATTGTCGATCGACGGCCTGGAACACTACAAGGCGCAATGGCGGAACTATTGTCAGGCGATGACATTGGAATCTTCGGCTGCATCACTCTGAGAAAAATCACATTGTTTCTATAGTCAATCAACCCTATCGATCAAATGCAGGTTCAATCATGAAAATAATGTTGCATAACACCAAGCGTTCATACCGCCGGATCCCGTTGGGGCTGCTGTTGCTCGCCACCCTGCCCGGGTGTGGTACCGCGTTGAATGACAGCGCTCCATCCGTGACGAAGGGTTCGAATCAGAAAGTAATAACGCTGGCCGACGTAAAACCCGGACGCCAGGACGGTCGGTTTCTTGAGCAGTTGAATCGTGGATTGGTGGCGGTACCCTCTGATAAGGGTGTGCTTGTCTCCTGGAGGCAGTTGTATCAGGACCCTGACGGTCTGTCATTTTCGGTGTATCGGAACGGTGAATTGATTTCGGAACAACCCATTACCGGGCGTTCCAACTTTCTGGACCCGGAAGGAAAAGCCGGTGACGAGTATCAACTGAAAGCCGGTGGACGGGTCCTTGATGTGGCGACCACCTGGAGCGCCCCTTATCTTGAAATTCCGTTGGATGTGCCGGAAGACGGTGTGACGCCCGATGGTGATCACTATCACTACACCGCCAATGACGCCAGCGTCGGCGACCTGGATGGCGATGGTCAGTATGAAATCATTCTCAAGTGGGATCCCTCAAACGCAAAAGATAACTCCCAGGGCGGCTATACGGGTAACGCCCTGATTGATGCCTATACCCTTGAAGGCGAACGACTCTGGCGTATCGATATGGGCCGAAATATCCGCGCCGGCGCCCATTACACCCAGTTCATGGTGTATGACTTTGATGGCGATGGCCGTGCGGAGATCGCCATGAAAACCGCCGATGGAACCCTGGATGGTGAAGGCAATGTGATCGGATCAGCGGGCGCCGACTGGGTCTCCCACGGCGGGAACCCGGAGGTGAGAGATCGCACGGGATCAACGGTCACCGAAGACGGGCGCTATCTGGGTGAACTCAAAGGACGAATTCTCAAAGGCCCTGAGTACTTTTCCGTATTCGATGGCGAAACCGGTCGGGTTCTGGATACCAAACCCTATATTCCCCAGCGGGCGCCGGGCAACGATAACCCGACGATGGATGAGATGAAATCTCTGTGGGGGGATGGTTATGGCAACCGGTCCGAGCGCTATCTTGCCGGCGTTGCCTTTCTAGACGGCGAGATGCCCAGTATCGTCATGGCCCGTGGCTACTATGAGCGCACCGTCATTGCCGCTTACGATTTCCGGGATGGCGAGATTTCTACCCGGTGGACGTTCGATACGCTGTCCGAGGAGATACCGGATGAGTACGCCGGCCAGGGGAATCACCAGTTGTCCATAGCAGATATCGACGGAGATTTTAAAGATGAGATCGTCTACGGTGCCATGGCCGTCGATCACGAGGGTTCTCCGAAATGGAGCACTGGGTTTGGTCATGGCGACGCACTGCACGTTTCTGATCTGGACCCCAACAACCCGGGCCTTGAAGTATTTGGTGTTTATGAAGACATTCGCGGAAACGGCGGCATCGGGTCGGCTCTGATCGATGCCGAGAGCGGCCGGGTTCTCTGGACGAAAAGCGCCCGGAAAGACAATGGCCGAGGGCTGGCCGCCAATATCGATCCGCGTTTCCCCGGGGCGGAAGTCTGGGCGCTGAATGCGCCGGACTTGTTTGATATCAAAGGTGAACCCACCGGTGCGAATCGTCCGGGCCCCGTGAATTTTGCCG is a window of Marinimicrobium sp. C6131 DNA encoding:
- a CDS encoding purine-cytosine permease family protein is translated as MPSHDEFEQAPLRPDQLKPARHFAASYAGEHVAGTEFVIGASFVAWGVGVADVLWGLLWGNLAAVLTWGLVCAPIAVDTRLTLYAYLKKIGGKGLINLYSVVNGLLFCVLAGAMITVSASAARILFGIGPQVEWYPTDPAFVAVALLVGAVVTVVSTKGFRRLAVFAQVCAPWMIMMFVVGGLTMLTVLRDATPLASESSFLQRLLLIADSHIWRGDEDGLGLWHVAAFAWVANLAMHGGLSDMTILRYARKSSYGFLSVLGMFIGHYLAWVCAGVMGAGAALVLNTSIEKLDAGSVAYQALGATGILVVIIAGWTTSNPTIYRAGLAFQSLHPRWRRTTVTAITGAVTTVIACFPFVFTQLMSFVGLMGLILAPMGAVIVTEHWIFPRIGLTRYWNQYRNAYINWPACLAWFLSLCAAWVFHWLGLHLFFLLIPTWMTAAAVYTALAAWSGAAASYTQSSVHEVDEVRRKQAEQQYLQAPQARVRGDQSRFGSPTMAASAVVAIGSLLVCLGLGLYSVDSGNIDLVKHWVFLPTATYLISATLWSHLKEKYTQR
- a CDS encoding FGGY-family carbohydrate kinase, whose product is MSNILILDIGKTNIKVHVLDEHLESRFEKTRRNAVVENPLYPHFDVDAIWDWFCETVREVAKAFSITAISVTTHGATAALVDRHSSGNGLVLPVLDYEYGGPDEMTSDYACVRPDFSETRSPDLSAGLNLGRQLYWLRQRYPEAFGKATDVLLYPQYWVWRMTGKRCSERTSLGCHTDLWSPERNDYSSLVDRMGWRALFPELKAADSLVGPVCSDFIARTGLPASCQVAVGIHDSNASYLRYLLHNDGQPFSVISTGTWAITMTHGGANAELDEARDMLMNVDYRGTPVPCARFMGGREYEAICYRLGSYPEEPFSVEDIETVLADAVYALPQFCDTSGPFSGTPGRIEGSTDRINGAALASVYSALMLDLELDLLKARGAVFVEGAFLKNSLLCRLLATLRGDNPVYLSNDSTGTVKGAASLALSNPDSPEHRVLCESLSIDGLEHYKAQWRNYCQAMTLESSAASL
- a CDS encoding rhamnogalacturonan lyase; this translates as MKIMLHNTKRSYRRIPLGLLLLATLPGCGTALNDSAPSVTKGSNQKVITLADVKPGRQDGRFLEQLNRGLVAVPSDKGVLVSWRQLYQDPDGLSFSVYRNGELISEQPITGRSNFLDPEGKAGDEYQLKAGGRVLDVATTWSAPYLEIPLDVPEDGVTPDGDHYHYTANDASVGDLDGDGQYEIILKWDPSNAKDNSQGGYTGNALIDAYTLEGERLWRIDMGRNIRAGAHYTQFMVYDFDGDGRAEIAMKTADGTLDGEGNVIGSAGADWVSHGGNPEVRDRTGSTVTEDGRYLGELKGRILKGPEYFSVFDGETGRVLDTKPYIPQRAPGNDNPTMDEMKSLWGDGYGNRSERYLAGVAFLDGEMPSIVMARGYYERTVIAAYDFRDGEISTRWTFDTLSEEIPDEYAGQGNHQLSIADIDGDFKDEIVYGAMAVDHEGSPKWSTGFGHGDALHVSDLDPNNPGLEVFGVYEDIRGNGGIGSALIDAESGRVLWTKSARKDNGRGLAANIDPRFPGAEVWALNAPDLFDIKGEPTGANRPGPVNFAVWWDGDLQRELLNHNTVYKWNWESEEVDTLMVASGMTSNNGTKATPTLSGDILGDWREEIILRSEDNRFLRIYSTNIPSEHGFVTLMHDLQYRLAIAWQNTSYNQPPHPSFYIGSDRE